A region of Streptomyces sp. NBC_01264 DNA encodes the following proteins:
- a CDS encoding lipid II:glycine glycyltransferase FemX: MCALLVTPTQPQQTRSRDRELTVRSLSVPEYQAFLSRHGRASFLQYPSWGDVKDLWRSERVGWHYPGGELEGAGLVLYRQFPGTRKYFAYLPEGPVADWADPDIDRWLTPLKNHLKASGAFAVRIGPTPAYRRWDAAAAKAGTGPGRQISDVLATEVDPVGAALADRLRTRGWKRCGGEDDGDAQPRHVFRVPLAGRTLDDLWSGLNQEWRRNVRKATKAGVETVLGGAAELPEFYRLLRITEERDGFRLGRSLAYYQQQYEVLNAEEPGRMRLYLGIHQGEILAAHTMIVAGSRVWYQTGASADHRREVRPSNALQWRMMCDAHALGADEYDMRGVPSTLDPDERSFGLLRWKLGTGGQVVETLGEWETSMDGYANTALYKAFQAYMARR; the protein is encoded by the coding sequence GTGTGTGCACTGCTCGTGACCCCCACCCAGCCGCAGCAGACCCGAAGCCGGGACAGGGAGCTCACCGTGCGCTCGCTGTCCGTTCCGGAATATCAGGCATTCCTTTCCCGGCATGGCCGGGCCAGCTTTCTCCAGTACCCGTCCTGGGGTGACGTAAAGGACCTTTGGCGCTCGGAAAGGGTCGGATGGCACTACCCCGGCGGTGAATTGGAGGGGGCCGGGCTCGTTCTCTACCGTCAATTCCCGGGCACCCGCAAATACTTCGCCTACCTGCCCGAAGGGCCCGTCGCCGACTGGGCCGACCCCGACATCGACCGCTGGCTGACCCCCCTCAAGAACCACCTCAAGGCCTCCGGCGCCTTCGCCGTCCGCATCGGTCCGACCCCCGCCTACCGCCGCTGGGACGCGGCCGCCGCCAAGGCCGGCACCGGCCCGGGCCGGCAGATCTCCGACGTGCTCGCCACCGAGGTCGACCCGGTCGGCGCCGCGCTCGCCGACCGGCTGCGCACCCGCGGCTGGAAGCGCTGCGGGGGCGAGGACGATGGCGACGCCCAGCCCCGCCACGTCTTCCGCGTCCCGCTCGCCGGGCGCACCCTCGACGACCTGTGGTCGGGACTGAACCAGGAATGGCGGCGCAATGTGCGCAAGGCCACGAAGGCGGGGGTCGAGACGGTCCTCGGAGGCGCCGCCGAGCTCCCCGAGTTCTACCGGCTGCTGCGCATCACCGAGGAACGCGACGGCTTCCGCCTCGGCCGCTCGCTCGCGTACTACCAGCAGCAGTACGAGGTCCTGAACGCCGAGGAACCCGGCCGCATGCGCCTCTACCTGGGCATCCACCAGGGCGAGATCCTCGCCGCGCACACCATGATCGTGGCCGGCAGCCGGGTCTGGTACCAGACCGGCGCCTCCGCGGACCACCGCCGCGAGGTCCGCCCCAGCAACGCCCTGCAGTGGCGCATGATGTGTGACGCACATGCCCTCGGAGCGGACGAATACGACATGCGCGGGGTACCCTCCACCCTCGACCCCGACGAACGTTCCTTCGGGCTGCTGCGCTGGAAGCTCGGCACCGGCGGGCAGGTCGTCGAAACCCTCGGCGAGTGGGAGACCTCCATGGACGGATACGCCAACACGGCCCTCTACAAGGCTTTCCAGGCGTACATGGCCCGCCGGTGA
- a CDS encoding L,D-transpeptidase, with translation MSRTRRVFSVRSRTAIAAGTALLAASLAACGGGAAAGGGAKAEMKEKPAMAVSVNLTGDQVKAGAPVTVTIADGKLASVKVTDAKGGELPGQISEDGKTWTSQGNALPSAEYKVEAQNTDSQSATTTFKTSAPDKVNKVSINISKGATVGVAMPVSIVFDNPVKNKAEVEKQLKVTTSDNTVGSWGWIKDYSGRDRVDWRPKEYWKSGTDVKVQMNLNGVDSGPGGGMFVKDYNTEFKIGKDRQIKVDLNSKQMSVTEGGQTVDTIPISAGTPGGKKASWDGKMVLMAKEGTIRMNSETVGLGDAYDKDVDYSIRLTWSGMYVHAAPWNTANFGRANTSSGCVGMSDANAKAFFAAAQVGDPFEVVGKGSKGNPDPGNGYGEWNMTWEQWQGKSAVTGTGTQQVG, from the coding sequence TTGAGCCGCACACGCCGGGTCTTCTCTGTACGCAGCCGCACCGCCATCGCGGCCGGTACCGCTTTGCTGGCCGCCTCACTTGCGGCCTGCGGTGGTGGCGCCGCCGCGGGTGGCGGAGCCAAGGCTGAGATGAAGGAGAAGCCGGCCATGGCGGTCTCGGTGAACCTCACCGGCGACCAGGTGAAGGCGGGCGCGCCGGTGACCGTGACGATCGCGGACGGGAAGCTCGCCTCCGTGAAGGTCACGGACGCCAAGGGCGGGGAGCTGCCCGGGCAGATATCCGAGGACGGCAAGACCTGGACCTCGCAGGGCAACGCCCTGCCCTCGGCGGAGTACAAGGTCGAGGCCCAGAACACGGACAGCCAGAGCGCGACCACCACGTTCAAGACCTCGGCTCCCGACAAGGTGAACAAGGTCTCGATCAACATCTCCAAGGGCGCCACCGTGGGTGTGGCCATGCCGGTCTCGATCGTCTTCGACAACCCGGTGAAGAACAAGGCCGAGGTCGAGAAGCAGCTCAAGGTCACCACCTCGGACAACACCGTGGGCTCCTGGGGCTGGATCAAGGACTACTCGGGCCGGGACCGGGTGGACTGGCGCCCCAAGGAGTACTGGAAGTCCGGCACCGACGTGAAGGTCCAGATGAACCTGAACGGTGTCGACTCCGGCCCGGGCGGTGGGATGTTCGTGAAGGACTACAACACTGAGTTCAAGATCGGCAAGGACCGCCAGATCAAGGTGGACCTCAACTCCAAGCAGATGTCGGTCACCGAAGGCGGCCAGACCGTCGACACCATCCCGATCTCGGCCGGCACTCCGGGCGGCAAGAAGGCCTCCTGGGACGGCAAGATGGTCCTGATGGCGAAGGAGGGCACGATCCGGATGAACTCCGAGACCGTGGGCCTGGGCGACGCCTACGACAAGGACGTCGACTACTCGATCCGGCTGACCTGGTCGGGCATGTACGTGCACGCCGCGCCGTGGAACACCGCCAACTTCGGCCGGGCCAACACCAGTTCCGGCTGCGTCGGGATGAGCGACGCCAACGCCAAGGCCTTCTTCGCGGCGGCGCAGGTCGGCGACCCCTTCGAGGTCGTGGGCAAGGGCTCCAAGGGCAACCCGGACCCCGGCAACGGCTACGGCGAGTGGAACATGACCTGGGAGCAGTGGCAGGGCAAGAGCGCCGTGACCGGCACCGGCACCCAGCAGGTCGGCTGA
- a CDS encoding CocE/NonD family hydrolase, with amino-acid sequence MVRTVRTTSTATAMAVVLAAAALGLAPHQAQAAPARTTAITSEASSAITFHDIPGSGGITLKGNVFTPAGARAGMKYPLIVLPTSWGMPQIEYIAQAKQLADSGYVVVSYTSRGFWLSGGEIETAGPKDIADVSAVIDWALANTPADAAHIGTGGVSYGAGISLLASASDPRIKAVVALSGWADLIESIYSGRTQHLQAAALLGGAGFLTGRPGPELQQILGDFLGSKLDREPQMIEWGKKRSAAEKVDAINANGAAIMLGNAWGDTIFPPNQYAKFFEKLTGPKRLEFRPGDHATAELTGLLGLPNDTWTNAHRWFDRYLKGAANGVDTEAPVQIKPRSDGGYEGYTDWKSVGSGGAEKLMLSDSEHLFTGIDSGANGGIVMLSSLLDQIAQAPPAASIPLLPRAFAAVWQSPRYEKERRVRGTVKVHTTLTPSKSDGTFVAYLYDVGPLGIGKLISNAPYTFHGKPAGQSFGVDLELFSTAYDVPAGHRLAVVVDSVDPLYIEHNPTGAQLTFSSPRTDPSYVSVPLREQ; translated from the coding sequence ATGGTCCGCACGGTCCGCACCACCAGCACCGCGACTGCCATGGCGGTCGTACTGGCAGCAGCCGCCCTGGGGCTGGCCCCCCATCAGGCCCAGGCGGCTCCCGCCCGCACGACCGCCATCACCTCCGAGGCCTCGTCGGCGATCACCTTCCACGACATCCCCGGCTCCGGCGGCATCACCCTCAAGGGCAACGTCTTCACCCCGGCGGGCGCCCGAGCCGGCATGAAGTACCCGCTGATCGTGCTGCCGACGAGCTGGGGCATGCCGCAGATCGAATACATCGCCCAGGCCAAGCAGCTCGCCGACTCCGGCTACGTGGTGGTCAGTTACACCTCCCGCGGCTTCTGGCTCTCCGGCGGCGAGATCGAGACCGCGGGCCCGAAGGACATCGCCGACGTCTCCGCCGTCATCGACTGGGCGCTCGCCAACACCCCGGCCGACGCCGCCCACATCGGCACGGGCGGGGTCTCGTACGGCGCCGGCATCAGCCTGCTGGCCTCCGCGAGCGATCCGCGCATCAAGGCCGTGGTCGCGCTCAGCGGCTGGGCCGATCTCATCGAGTCCATCTACTCCGGCCGCACCCAGCACCTCCAGGCCGCCGCCCTGCTCGGTGGCGCCGGCTTCCTCACCGGGCGGCCCGGCCCCGAACTCCAGCAGATCCTCGGCGACTTCCTCGGCTCGAAGCTGGACCGGGAACCGCAGATGATCGAGTGGGGCAAGAAGCGCTCGGCCGCCGAGAAGGTGGACGCGATCAACGCCAACGGCGCCGCGATCATGCTCGGCAACGCCTGGGGCGACACCATCTTCCCGCCCAACCAGTACGCGAAGTTCTTCGAGAAGCTGACCGGCCCCAAGCGCCTGGAGTTCCGCCCCGGCGACCACGCCACCGCCGAGCTGACCGGGCTCCTCGGACTGCCCAACGACACCTGGACCAACGCCCACCGCTGGTTCGACCGCTACCTCAAGGGCGCGGCCAACGGCGTCGACACCGAGGCCCCGGTGCAGATCAAGCCCCGCAGCGACGGCGGGTACGAGGGCTACACGGACTGGAAGTCCGTCGGCTCCGGCGGCGCCGAGAAGTTGATGCTCTCCGACAGCGAGCACCTGTTCACCGGCATCGACTCCGGCGCCAACGGCGGGATCGTCATGCTCTCCAGCCTGCTCGACCAGATCGCCCAGGCGCCGCCCGCCGCCTCCATCCCGCTGCTCCCCCGCGCCTTCGCCGCCGTCTGGCAGTCACCGCGCTACGAGAAGGAGCGCCGCGTCCGGGGCACGGTCAAGGTGCACACCACGCTGACCCCCTCGAAGTCCGACGGCACCTTCGTCGCGTACCTCTACGACGTGGGCCCGCTCGGCATCGGGAAGCTGATCAGCAACGCCCCGTACACCTTCCACGGCAAGCCGGCCGGTCAGTCCTTCGGCGTGGACCTGGAGCTCTTCTCCACCGCCTACGACGTCCCGGCCGGACACCGCCTCGCGGTCGTCGTCGACAGCGTCGACCCGCTGTACATCGAGCACAACCCGACCGGCGCGCAGCTGACCTTCTCCTCGCCGCGCACCGATCCCTCGTACGTCTCGGTGCCGCTGCGCGAGCAGTGA
- a CDS encoding amino acid ABC transporter permease yields the protein MTAHALHGDLESTALYDLPGPRAQRRHFFYGIASTAVILGLLGWLLYLLFDTNQFTAAKWSPFTYKGIQELLLKGLWNTLKAFAYASVLSLVLGAVLATGRLSVHRPVRWLSTLCVEFFRAMPVLVMIFFIFVALKVQPLPALVAGLTLYNGSVLAEVFRTGINSVEKGQREAAYALGMRKTQVMTYILAPQGIRAMLPTIISQLVVALKDTSLGYLITYEEFLHAGKLIAANLDYDLPFIPVVMIISPIYIGMCMLLSWFATWVARRERGNPKTKAVGIDIDTADPSAALPGRI from the coding sequence ATGACCGCGCACGCGCTCCACGGTGACCTGGAGTCCACCGCCCTCTACGACCTGCCGGGCCCGCGCGCCCAGCGCCGCCACTTCTTCTACGGGATCGCCTCGACGGCCGTCATCCTCGGACTGCTCGGCTGGCTGCTCTACCTGCTCTTCGACACGAACCAGTTCACCGCCGCCAAGTGGAGCCCCTTCACCTACAAGGGCATCCAGGAACTGCTGCTCAAGGGCCTCTGGAACACCCTCAAGGCCTTCGCCTACGCCTCGGTGCTCTCGCTCGTGCTCGGAGCGGTGCTCGCGACCGGCCGGCTCTCGGTCCACCGGCCGGTGCGCTGGCTGTCCACGCTGTGCGTGGAGTTCTTCCGGGCCATGCCGGTGCTGGTGATGATCTTCTTCATCTTCGTCGCGCTCAAGGTCCAGCCGCTGCCCGCGCTGGTCGCCGGACTGACCCTGTACAACGGCTCGGTGCTGGCCGAGGTCTTCCGGACGGGCATCAACTCGGTGGAGAAGGGCCAGCGCGAGGCCGCGTACGCCCTGGGCATGCGCAAGACCCAGGTGATGACCTACATCCTGGCCCCGCAAGGGATCCGGGCGATGCTGCCCACGATCATCAGCCAGCTCGTCGTCGCCCTGAAGGACACCTCGCTCGGCTACCTGATCACCTATGAGGAGTTCCTGCACGCGGGCAAGCTGATCGCCGCCAACCTCGACTACGACCTGCCCTTCATCCCCGTAGTGATGATCATCTCGCCGATCTACATCGGGATGTGCATGCTCCTTTCCTGGTTCGCCACCTGGGTGGCCCGGCGCGAGCGCGGCAATCCCAAGACCAAGGCGGTCGGCATCGACATCGACACGGCCGACCCCTCAGCGGCGCTGCCGGGCCGGATCTGA
- a CDS encoding amino acid ABC transporter permease, which yields MDVLTENFSLYGKGFLGTVELTVYASLVALVLGFLMASFRVAPVGSFRVFGTVWVTILRNTPLTLLFFAVLLGLPRFGLVLPFQLFAVLALGCYTSAFICEALRSGINTVPKGQGEAARSLGMSFGQTLGTVVLPQAFRSVIPPIGSTLIALAKNSAIAGAFSVTELLGTYKTLNELGYSIIWTFVWIAVGYLIITLSISALFNVLEKRFGVAR from the coding sequence ATGGACGTACTCACCGAAAACTTCTCGCTCTACGGGAAGGGCTTCCTGGGCACCGTGGAACTCACGGTCTACGCCTCCCTCGTCGCCCTGGTCCTCGGATTCCTGATGGCCTCCTTCCGCGTCGCCCCCGTCGGCTCCTTCCGGGTCTTCGGCACCGTCTGGGTGACCATCCTGCGCAACACCCCGCTCACCCTGCTCTTCTTCGCCGTCCTGCTCGGCCTGCCCCGCTTCGGCCTGGTCCTGCCCTTCCAGCTCTTCGCCGTGCTGGCCCTGGGCTGTTACACCTCGGCCTTCATCTGCGAGGCCCTGCGCTCGGGCATCAACACCGTGCCCAAGGGCCAGGGCGAGGCGGCCCGCAGCCTCGGCATGTCCTTCGGCCAGACCCTGGGCACGGTCGTCCTGCCCCAGGCCTTCCGCTCCGTCATCCCGCCCATCGGCTCCACGCTGATCGCGCTCGCCAAGAACTCCGCGATCGCGGGTGCGTTCAGCGTCACCGAGCTGCTGGGCACGTACAAGACCCTCAACGAGCTGGGCTACAGCATCATCTGGACCTTCGTCTGGATCGCGGTGGGCTACCTGATCATCACCCTGTCCATCAGCGCGCTGTTCAACGTGCTCGAGAAGCGCTTCGGAGTCGCCCGATGA
- a CDS encoding glutamate ABC transporter substrate-binding protein, translating into MRAPRTRVLPALAATLLLVGGLAGCGKSGSPQVKGPQPEDLPVYQVATGFQLPDSPTWTKAKKRGHLVVGAKEDQPYMGEKDPASGRYSGFDIEIAKMMSASLGFDPKSIEFKTIASANRETALQNGQIDYYVGTYTINDNRKKQVGFAGPYFLAGQSLLVRKGETEIKGPEDLAGKKVCSAVGSTPYQRLQKEFPRAVLVAYDTYSICVDNLLTYQVDAVSTDDSILLGYAAKVPEELKVVGKPFSEEPYGIGVPRSDNALRFALDDALAENEKNGNWKKAYEATLGLSGEPAPTPPAIDRYPAS; encoded by the coding sequence ATGCGAGCCCCGCGTACCCGCGTCCTGCCCGCCCTCGCCGCCACCCTCCTCCTCGTCGGCGGCCTCGCCGGCTGCGGGAAGTCCGGCAGTCCGCAGGTCAAGGGACCGCAGCCCGAGGACCTGCCCGTCTACCAGGTCGCCACCGGCTTCCAGCTGCCGGACTCCCCGACCTGGACGAAGGCCAAGAAGCGCGGTCACCTCGTGGTCGGCGCCAAGGAGGACCAGCCGTACATGGGGGAGAAGGACCCGGCGAGCGGCCGCTACTCCGGCTTCGACATCGAGATCGCCAAGATGATGTCCGCCTCGCTGGGCTTCGATCCCAAGTCGATCGAGTTCAAGACCATCGCCTCCGCCAACCGTGAGACGGCCCTGCAGAACGGCCAGATCGACTACTACGTCGGCACCTACACGATCAACGACAACCGCAAGAAGCAGGTCGGCTTCGCCGGCCCCTACTTCCTCGCCGGGCAGTCCCTGCTCGTGCGGAAGGGGGAGACGGAGATCAAGGGCCCCGAGGACCTCGCCGGCAAGAAGGTCTGCTCCGCCGTCGGCTCCACCCCCTACCAGCGGCTCCAGAAGGAGTTCCCGCGGGCCGTACTCGTCGCCTACGACACGTACTCGATCTGCGTGGACAACCTGCTGACCTATCAGGTCGACGCCGTCTCCACGGACGACTCCATCCTCCTCGGCTACGCGGCCAAGGTCCCCGAGGAGCTCAAGGTGGTCGGCAAACCCTTCTCTGAGGAGCCCTACGGCATCGGCGTTCCGCGCTCCGACAACGCCCTGCGGTTCGCCCTCGACGACGCCCTCGCCGAGAACGAGAAGAACGGCAACTGGAAGAAGGCCTACGAGGCCACGCTCGGCCTCTCCGGCGAGCCCGCGCCGACACCGCCCGCCATCGACCGCTACCCGGCGAGCTGA
- a CDS encoding amino acid ABC transporter ATP-binding protein, producing the protein MAVDPLIELRDVNKHFGQLHVLQDINLTVGRGEVVVVIGPSGSGKSTLCRAINRLETIESGTITLDGKPLPAEGKELAALRADVGMVFQSFNLFAHKTVLANVSLAQVKVRKRKKEEADKRSRELLERVGLANQAEKFPAQLSGGQQQRVAIARALAMNPKALLFDEPTSALDPEMINEVLEVMQQLAAEGMTMVVVTHEMGFARSAANRVVFMADGKIVEDRTPEAFFTAPESDRAKDFLSKILKH; encoded by the coding sequence ATGGCCGTCGATCCTTTGATCGAGCTGCGGGACGTCAACAAGCACTTCGGACAACTGCACGTCCTCCAGGACATCAACCTCACCGTCGGCCGCGGGGAGGTGGTGGTGGTCATCGGCCCCTCCGGCTCCGGGAAATCGACCCTGTGCCGGGCGATCAACCGGCTGGAGACCATCGAGTCGGGCACGATCACGCTCGACGGGAAACCGCTGCCGGCCGAGGGCAAGGAGCTCGCCGCGCTGCGCGCGGACGTGGGGATGGTCTTCCAGTCCTTCAACCTCTTCGCGCACAAGACGGTCCTCGCCAACGTCTCCCTCGCACAGGTCAAGGTGAGGAAGCGCAAGAAGGAGGAGGCGGACAAGCGCTCCCGCGAGCTCCTGGAGCGGGTCGGTCTCGCGAACCAGGCCGAGAAGTTCCCGGCCCAGCTCTCCGGCGGTCAGCAGCAGCGCGTGGCCATCGCCCGCGCGCTCGCCATGAACCCCAAGGCCCTCCTCTTCGACGAGCCCACCTCCGCGCTCGACCCGGAGATGATCAACGAGGTGCTGGAGGTCATGCAGCAGCTCGCCGCGGAGGGCATGACCATGGTCGTGGTCACCCACGAGATGGGCTTCGCCCGCTCCGCCGCCAACCGCGTCGTGTTCATGGCCGACGGGAAGATCGTCGAGGACCGGACCCCGGAGGCCTTCTTCACCGCCCCCGAGAGCGACCGGGCCAAGGACTTCCTCTCCAAGATCCTCAAGCACTGA
- a CDS encoding DUF6278 family protein encodes MNIPFLANWINRHETDRGAGLAAALAEDPEGINELFAECEMLRAHARQAGLELDGTPGSLEEIDQLMPRWRRDPEITPWLGNDAGFYLGTVIVRSVPGAAWHVWPNGQPMIRLASGRELNVVESGVSWAMTGSPELSQAYAEASEG; translated from the coding sequence ATGAACATCCCTTTTCTGGCCAACTGGATCAACCGACATGAAACGGACCGGGGCGCGGGACTCGCCGCGGCTCTCGCGGAGGATCCCGAGGGCATCAACGAGTTGTTCGCGGAATGCGAGATGCTGCGCGCCCACGCGCGCCAGGCCGGGCTCGAACTGGACGGGACTCCGGGCTCGTTGGAGGAGATCGACCAGCTGATGCCGCGCTGGCGCCGGGACCCGGAGATCACCCCGTGGCTCGGCAACGACGCGGGGTTCTACCTCGGGACCGTGATCGTCCGCTCCGTTCCGGGCGCCGCCTGGCATGTGTGGCCCAACGGGCAGCCGATGATCAGGCTGGCCTCGGGCCGTGAGCTCAACGTGGTCGAGTCGGGGGTCTCCTGGGCGATGACGGGATCCCCCGAGCTCAGCCAGGCGTACGCCGAGGCCTCGGAGGGCTGA
- a CDS encoding DUF3626 domain-containing protein, protein MNPEAPATPRERALRHVAGLSSGDPVDPALRVTLNFHPDRQVRGTPILDALAREGTYSSQFVTGVGNGGLTAHPGGDRWRWESRIFAEAYDEAPAHERPVYGALNFRRKPVGGAPRFGSAHFRLTAGSLARTTFCYPDSFLEPTDFGVADRMPLIALAEADDQDALDDYVEAQVHGPVELDRDVEALVLDPCYRGTAVEAAALRLPCPLEWHGGFELSVGELRLHPDYRGQEYVDLGATIAAGGRLDPRIIGEALLAGHDDEQALKKVWHCLARFGAPAGRGQAA, encoded by the coding sequence ATGAACCCCGAGGCCCCAGCCACCCCGCGGGAACGGGCCCTGCGCCACGTCGCCGGGCTCTCGTCCGGCGATCCCGTGGATCCGGCCCTGCGCGTGACCCTCAACTTCCACCCGGACCGGCAGGTGCGCGGCACACCGATCCTGGACGCCCTGGCACGGGAGGGCACCTACAGCTCACAGTTCGTCACGGGCGTGGGCAACGGCGGTCTGACCGCCCACCCCGGCGGTGACCGGTGGCGCTGGGAGAGCAGGATCTTCGCCGAGGCCTACGACGAAGCACCCGCCCACGAGCGGCCCGTCTACGGGGCCCTGAACTTCCGCCGCAAGCCGGTCGGCGGTGCGCCGCGCTTCGGGTCCGCCCACTTCCGGCTGACCGCCGGGTCCCTGGCACGGACCACGTTCTGCTATCCCGACAGCTTCCTCGAACCCACGGACTTCGGTGTCGCGGACCGCATGCCGCTGATCGCGCTGGCCGAGGCCGACGACCAGGACGCCCTGGACGACTACGTCGAGGCGCAGGTGCACGGACCGGTCGAGCTGGACCGCGATGTGGAGGCGCTGGTCCTGGACCCGTGCTACCGCGGCACCGCGGTGGAGGCCGCCGCGCTTCGCCTGCCCTGTCCGCTGGAGTGGCACGGCGGGTTCGAACTTTCCGTCGGGGAACTGCGGCTGCACCCCGACTACCGCGGACAGGAGTACGTGGACCTGGGCGCGACCATCGCGGCCGGCGGACGGCTCGATCCCCGGATCATCGGGGAGGCCCTGCTCGCCGGCCACGACGACGAGCAGGCCCTCAAGAAGGTGTGGCACTGCCTCGCCCGCTTCGGGGCTCCCGCGGGGCGGGGTCAGGCGGCCTAG
- a CDS encoding exodeoxyribonuclease III, translated as MRIATFNVNSITARLPRLLAWLESSAADVVCIQETKCSAEQFPYEELRALGYVSAVNATGRWNGVALLSKVGLEDVVVGLPGGPDYEGVQEPRAISATCGGVRVWSVYVPNGREVEHDHYGYKLDWFRALSAAVAQDAAGERPFAVLGDFNVAPTDEDVYDPAVFEGLTHVTPAERAALETLRAAGLSDVFPRALKYDRPYTFWDYRMLAFPKNRGMRIDLVYGNEAFTKAVTDSYVDREERKGKGASDHAPVVVDLEL; from the coding sequence ATGCGTATCGCCACGTTCAACGTCAACTCGATCACCGCCCGGCTGCCGCGCCTGCTGGCCTGGCTGGAGAGCTCCGCCGCGGATGTCGTGTGCATCCAGGAGACCAAGTGCTCCGCGGAGCAGTTCCCGTACGAGGAGCTCCGCGCGCTGGGCTACGTGTCGGCCGTCAACGCCACCGGCCGGTGGAACGGCGTGGCCCTGCTCTCCAAGGTCGGGCTGGAGGACGTGGTCGTGGGGCTGCCCGGCGGGCCCGACTACGAGGGCGTCCAGGAGCCCCGCGCCATCTCCGCGACCTGCGGCGGCGTGCGCGTCTGGTCGGTGTACGTGCCCAACGGGCGCGAGGTCGAGCACGACCACTACGGCTACAAGCTGGACTGGTTCCGGGCCCTGTCCGCCGCCGTCGCGCAGGACGCGGCGGGGGAGCGCCCCTTCGCGGTGCTCGGCGACTTCAATGTGGCCCCGACCGACGAGGACGTCTACGACCCGGCGGTCTTCGAGGGCCTGACCCACGTCACCCCCGCCGAGCGGGCCGCCCTGGAGACGCTGCGGGCGGCCGGGCTCTCCGACGTCTTCCCGCGCGCGCTCAAGTACGACCGGCCGTACACCTTCTGGGACTACCGGATGCTGGCGTTCCCGAAGAACAGGGGCATGCGCATCGACCTGGTCTACGGCAACGAGGCCTTCACCAAGGCCGTCACCGACTCCTACGTGGACCGCGAGGAGCGCAAGGGCAAGGGCGCCTCCGACCACGCACCGGTCGTCGTCGACCTGGAGCTCTAG
- a CDS encoding MBL fold metallo-hydrolase has translation MKLTKRLHSCVQLEKDGRVLVIDPGAFSEPDAGLGADVLLVTHEHPDHFEEGRLRAALDANPAAQLWTLRSVAEKLAPAYPDRVHTVGHGDAFTAAGFEVQVHGELHAVIHPDIPRITNVGYLVDGSVFHPGDALTVPAAPVETLMLPVHAPWNKIAEVIDYVREVKPRQTLAIHDAGLTDLVLPIYANQIGNLGGAEYGRLTPGHAADL, from the coding sequence ATGAAGCTCACCAAGCGGCTGCACTCCTGCGTCCAGCTGGAGAAGGACGGGCGCGTGCTCGTCATCGACCCGGGCGCCTTCAGCGAACCGGACGCCGGCCTCGGTGCCGACGTCCTGCTCGTCACCCACGAGCACCCCGACCACTTCGAGGAGGGCCGGCTGCGCGCCGCCCTCGACGCGAACCCGGCGGCGCAATTGTGGACCCTGCGCAGCGTCGCGGAGAAGCTCGCCCCCGCCTATCCGGACCGCGTCCACACCGTGGGCCACGGGGACGCCTTCACCGCGGCCGGATTCGAGGTCCAGGTGCACGGCGAGCTGCACGCCGTGATCCACCCGGACATCCCGCGGATCACCAATGTCGGCTACCTGGTGGACGGTTCCGTCTTCCATCCGGGGGACGCGCTGACCGTGCCCGCGGCCCCCGTCGAAACCCTCATGCTCCCGGTGCACGCGCCCTGGAACAAGATCGCCGAAGTGATCGACTACGTCCGCGAGGTCAAACCGCGCCAGACCCTCGCCATCCACGACGCCGGTCTGACCGACCTCGTGCTGCCGATCTACGCCAACCAGATCGGCAACCTCGGCGGCGCCGAGTACGGCCGGCTCACCCCGGGGCACGCGGCCGACCTGTGA